A window of the Salvelinus alpinus chromosome 25, SLU_Salpinus.1, whole genome shotgun sequence genome harbors these coding sequences:
- the ldah gene encoding lipid droplet-associated hydrolase isoform X2: MLFIDYSSVFNTIVPSQLINKLRTLGLNTSLCNWILDFQTGRPQVVSVGHTTSVTLILSTGAPQGCVLSPLLYSLFTHDCTARHDSNTIIKFADDTTVVGLITDNDETSYREEVRDLAAWCQDNNLSLNVIKTKEMIVDYRKRRTKHVPILIDRAAMEQFESFKFLGVHITNKLTWSKHTKTVVKTARQNPFPHGILKRFGMGPQILKRFHSCTIESILTGCITAWYGNCSASERKALQRVVRTAQYITGAKLSAIKDLYTRWCQRKALNIFNDSSHPSHRLFSLMCYL, encoded by the coding sequence atgctattcattgactacagctcagtgttcaacaccatagtgccctcacagctcatcaataagctaaggactctgggactaaacacctccctctgcaactggatcctggactttcagacgggccgcccccaggtggtaagtgtaggtCACACCACATCCGTCACGCTGATCCTCAGCActggtgcccctcaggggtgtgtactcagtcccctcctgtactccctgttcactcatgactgcacggccaggcacgactccaacaccatcattaagtttgcagatgacacaacagtggtaggcctgatcaccgacaatgatgagacatcctatagggaggaggtcagagacctggccgcgtggtgccaggacaacaacctctccctcaacgtgatcaagacaaaggagatgattgtggactacaggaaaaggaggaccaagcacgtccccattctcatcgaccgaGCTGCAatggagcagtttgagagcttcaagttccttggtgtccacatcaccaacaaactaacatggtccaagcacaccaagacagtcgtgaagacggCACGACAAAACCCGTTCCCCCACGggatactgaaaagatttggcatgggtcctcagatcctcaaaaggttccacagttgcaccatcgagagcatcctgactggttgcatcactgcctggtatggcaactgctcggcctccgagcgcaaggcactacagagggtagtgcgaactgcccagtacatcactggggccaagctttctgccatcaaggacctctataccaggtggtgtcagaggaaggccctaaacattttcaacgactccagccaccctagtcatagactgttctctcttatgtgttatttgtaa